A section of the Pseudophryne corroboree isolate aPseCor3 chromosome 11, aPseCor3.hap2, whole genome shotgun sequence genome encodes:
- the LOC134969875 gene encoding uncharacterized protein LOC134969875, translated as MADVDQQGQDQQATITLQLTPVDPSQPIQLQDIPQASMSPQLAQAPPQTQIPDDFWASWTSQQAQSNASLTAHTQHLASLPHHLPLISRNSGRLIVQVGRIATSMEQIRADNNQMLAHLTRIIDEQQRHQQALVQLIQHNQVVNESLSRIVASHTATNTQLNASINNLSNNITLMAAQQVTSSSGTTTPIQTPVTSPVRRSSRARASEPAQSTAPSTHKRKK; from the coding sequence atggccgacgtggaccagcagggacaagaccaacaggcaaccatcacactgcaacttacacctgttgacccgagccagccaatacagctgcaggatatcccccaagcctccatgagtccacaactggcacaagctccaccccaaacacaaataccagatgacttttgggccagttggacaagccaacaggcccaaagcaatgccagcctgaccgcacatacccaacaccttgccagtctgccccatcatctaccgctcattagtcgcaactcgggcagactgattgtacaagtaggccgaatcgcaacatcgatggagcaaataagggctgacaacaaccaaatgctggctcatttaacgcgcatcattgatgagcaacagcgccatcagcaggcactcgttcaactcattcagcacaaccaggttgtgaatgagtcgttatccaggattgtagccagccacactgcaaccaacacacaactgaatgctagcattaataatttgagcaacaacataacattgatggcagctcaacaagtgacctccagctctgggaccacgacccctatccaaacgccagtaacctcccctgttcggcgttcctccagagcacgtgccagtgagccagcacaaagcacagcacccagcacacacaagcgaaaaaaataa